In the Tissierellales bacterium genome, AAAGGAATAGAAAAGGGAATAGAAAAAGGTATGGAAAAGGGAATAGAAGAGAATAAAGAAAAAACAGCTATTAAGGCAATAGAAATAGGGCTTAGTATAGATGAAATTATTAAACTAACGGGGCTTACTAAAGAGGAGATTGAAAAATTAAAGAAAGGGTTTGATAATTAAATATATACAATTATAGGGGATGATAGCTAGTGCTAATTATCCCTTTTTAATTAAATTAACGTTTGAAAAATATGCACTAAAAGAAATCTTAACTGTAGGACATCATATATTTAAATTAAAATATGATAAGATTTCAACATTAAAAGCCACAGATACTTTTATTAGTTGAAACATATCTAAATACTAAAAATACTACTGTTCTTAGTACTAAAGCTATGGGAATACTATTTAATAAAGGATATATTAAAGATCCAAATAACATAAAAGTTCTAAGTTTAAGTTGGAAATTAAATGTGCCAATAATTTTTAATAACTAGATAGCAAGAACGGGGCCAAAAATGGAAAGTTTAATAAAGTCAGATCAGGCATGGATGTCAGATAATATAAAAATGGGTACCAATATGAAAGGTGGTTTGATGGGTGGATTAGGAAGAATGTTTTCAGGTGAATCTTTATTCTTAAATACCTTTACATCTAATAGAGGACCCGGCACTATAGCTTTTCCATCTTCTTTTCCAGGTAAAATTTTAGCTTTAGAATTAAAGGCTGGAGAAAGTGTAATTGCTCAGAAAGATGCTTTTTTAGCCAGTGAAGAATCAGTTACTTTAGAAGTATATTTTAAGAAGAAATTAGCTGCCGGATTATTTGGAG is a window encoding:
- a CDS encoding TIGR00266 family protein, which produces MESLIKSDQAWMSDNIKMGTNMKGGLMGGLGRMFSGESLFLNTFTSNRGPGTIAFPSSFPGKILALELKAGESVIAQKDAFLASEESVTLEVYFKKKLAAGLFGGEGFILQKITGPGIVFLEMDGHIEEYYLESGELVKVDTGHVAMFEQFVSFDVETINGMKNVLFGGEGLFLTTLTGPGKIYLQTMPIQNLAGQVSRLIPINVD